Within Vicia villosa cultivar HV-30 ecotype Madison, WI linkage group LG1, Vvil1.0, whole genome shotgun sequence, the genomic segment TCAAACCTATGGTTCAAAAGTAGAATGGAGAAATTTGCAGTATAACAATAATGCTAAACCTCGATCAAAATTTATGTTCTGGATGGCATGTCACGAGAGGTTGGCGACGAAGGATAGACTTTGCAAGTTTGGTTTTGTGAAAGATACAAAATGTGGTTTCTGTGTAAAAGATGAATCAGTTAATCACCTGTTTTTTGAGTGCGAAAGTTTGAAAAAGGTTTGGAAGGAAGTACTCGCTTGGATCCAGATTAATCATAGTCCTGGTGATTGGAATGATGAAAGAAATTGGTTAGTTCAAAATACGAAAGGAAAGGGTTCTTGTGCTGCTATCATTAAAATGGCAGCCACCGAAACCATATACGCGTTATGGAAATACAGAAATGCAAGAATACTCGGGGATGATATAGATATCGATAAAGTAAGGAAAGATATCATAGATACTCTGGTGTATAAAGGGTGGGAAAATAAAAAACTCAGAAATCACATAGCTATCCTTATGCTTGAGGATTGATAGATTGTTTTGCTGAGATTCGTTCTGTCCTATTGGATAGTTTTAGTTGCTGGATCCATGTGGGATCGCTtgtaattaacttatttttttgaataaaattacagtatattttctcaaaaaaaa encodes:
- the LOC131635498 gene encoding uncharacterized protein LOC131635498, producing the protein MKAVMMQRDEAIKMQEWQEIKEWGKFSMGKMYRILQTYGSKVEWRNLQYNNNAKPRSKFMFWMACHERLATKDRLCKFGFVKDTKCGFCVKDESVNHLFFECESLKKVWKEVLAWIQINHSPGDWNDERNWLVQNTKGKGSCAAIIKMAATETIYALWKYRNARILGDDIDIDKVRKDIIDTLVYKGWENKKLRNHIAILMLED